One segment of Gemmatimonadota bacterium DNA contains the following:
- a CDS encoding thiol reductase thioredoxin, whose translation MDSTLTPAQAATITCPACHRRNRVDLARVAMAPQCGVCRSPLQLDRPVRATEDDLEDTLASATVPVLVDFYADWCGPCRASAPAVEALAAAQAGRTLVVKVDTDRNPRGRHPIRGPRHPDVHRLPGWSEVRRHVGQAGVTELGRLLGAG comes from the coding sequence ATGGACAGCACCCTCACCCCGGCCCAGGCAGCCACGATCACCTGCCCCGCCTGCCACCGCCGCAACCGGGTGGATCTCGCCCGCGTGGCCATGGCGCCGCAGTGTGGCGTGTGCCGCAGTCCCCTGCAGCTCGACCGCCCCGTGCGCGCCACCGAGGATGACCTCGAAGACACCCTCGCGAGCGCCACCGTCCCGGTTCTCGTCGACTTCTACGCCGACTGGTGCGGCCCCTGCCGGGCCAGCGCACCGGCCGTCGAGGCCCTCGCGGCGGCGCAGGCGGGCCGCACGCTGGTCGTGAAGGTGGACACCGACCGGAATCCCCGGGGCCGCCACCCGATACGGGGTCCGCGGCATCCCGACGTTCATCGCCTTCCGGGATGGAGCGAGGTGCGGCGCCACGTGGGCCAGGCCGGCGTGACGGAGCTGGGGCGGCTCCTCGGCGCGGGATGA
- a CDS encoding DUF3365 domain-containing protein — protein MAEAVRFIEELDAMRSGLAAGIGAGTVPDSATFAQVCRPVGARARTEGAARGWQVAQLAGRNRNPANALDEEGKFATRVFERHPGVLSLWLASTREGQPGIRYFRRIVVEQPCLACHGDAAARPAFIQQRYPQDRAYGFAVGDLRGVYAVFIPDSAPAR, from the coding sequence ATGGCCGAGGCGGTGCGCTTCATCGAGGAACTCGATGCCATGCGCTCGGGGCTCGCCGCCGGGATCGGCGCCGGGACGGTCCCGGACAGCGCGACCTTTGCCCAGGTGTGCCGGCCGGTCGGCGCCCGCGCGCGAACGGAGGGGGCCGCCCGCGGGTGGCAGGTGGCGCAGCTGGCCGGCCGCAACCGGAACCCCGCGAACGCCCTGGACGAGGAGGGGAAGTTCGCCACCCGCGTCTTCGAACGGCACCCCGGCGTGCTGAGCCTCTGGCTGGCATCGACCCGTGAGGGCCAGCCCGGGATCCGTTACTTCCGCCGGATCGTGGTGGAGCAGCCCTGCCTGGCCTGCCATGGTGATGCCGCCGCCCGACCCGCCTTCATCCAGCAGCGTTACCCGCAGGACCGGGCCTACGGCTTCGCGGTCGGGGACCTTCGCGGCGTGTACGCCGTGTTCATCCCCGACAGCGCGCCCGCTCGCTGA
- a CDS encoding sulfurtransferase, whose translation MSRALLLLACAATGLPAQAPAPRPDLVTSVAALAGRLSDPALVIVQVDRDPAPYQDGHIPGARFVPLRAIVVERAGVPNELPEVAVLDSVLASVGISDGTPIVIYGEPLAAARLFFTLDYLGLGDQASLLDGGLAAWKAAGQPVTRDLPPGRTGHLASRARPEVLIEAPELARRLGDSALVVLDARPPAEWSGSTGGEGVPRAGHIPGARSFFWRWALAGADPPSLKDPAVLAKLLGRVGLAPGREVITYCRTGVQASHLYYVARTLGYRPRMYDGSFLEWSRVAELPVER comes from the coding sequence ATGTCCCGTGCACTGTTGTTGCTCGCCTGCGCCGCCACCGGGCTTCCCGCCCAGGCGCCCGCCCCCCGGCCCGACCTGGTCACCTCCGTGGCCGCGCTGGCGGGCCGACTCTCCGACCCCGCGCTGGTGATCGTGCAGGTGGACCGTGACCCGGCACCCTACCAGGACGGCCACATCCCGGGCGCCCGGTTCGTGCCGCTCCGGGCCATCGTGGTGGAGCGCGCCGGTGTTCCCAACGAGCTGCCGGAGGTGGCGGTCCTCGACTCGGTGCTGGCATCCGTGGGCATCAGCGATGGGACCCCGATCGTGATCTATGGGGAGCCCCTCGCGGCGGCGCGGCTCTTCTTCACCCTGGACTACCTCGGCCTGGGCGACCAGGCGAGCCTGCTCGACGGCGGCCTCGCCGCCTGGAAGGCGGCCGGCCAGCCGGTGACCCGCGACCTCCCGCCCGGGCGCACGGGCCACCTGGCATCGCGGGCCCGGCCCGAGGTGCTGATCGAGGCGCCCGAGCTGGCGCGGCGGCTGGGTGACTCCGCCCTCGTGGTGCTCGACGCGCGCCCGCCGGCCGAATGGAGCGGGAGCACGGGGGGAGAGGGTGTGCCGCGGGCCGGGCATATCCCGGGAGCCCGCAGCTTCTTCTGGCGCTGGGCGCTTGCCGGGGCGGATCCGCCGTCCCTCAAGGACCCGGCGGTGCTGGCCAAGCTGCTCGGACGCGTCGGGCTCGCGCCGGGGCGCGAGGTGATCACGTACTGCCGGACGGGGGTGCAGGCGAGCCACCTCTATTACGTGGCCCGGACCCTCGGCTACCGGCCGCGGATGTACGACGGCTCGTTCCTCGAATGGAGTCGGGTGGCCGAACTGCCGGTGGAACGCTGA
- the nhaR gene encoding transcriptional activator NhaR — protein MAWLNYHHLLYFWTVAREGSIARATRKLHLTQPTISAQIHRLEESLGEQLFTRSGRRLVLTEVGQVVYRYADEIFTLGRELQDVLAGQPTGRPLRLSVGIADQLPKLLAHRLLAPAFGLAEPVHLLCREGKPDRLFADLTTHDLDLVLSDAPVTAETRVRAFNHLLGETGVAVFGVAPLAEKYRRGFPRSLDGAPFLLPAAGTALRHSLEEWFDRQRVRPSIVGEFSDSALLKVFGMGGLGLFAAPTAIGDDIRRQYEVKAIGPLDGVREAFYAITVERRLRHPAVVAISEAARERLFA, from the coding sequence ATGGCGTGGCTCAACTACCATCACCTCTTGTACTTCTGGACGGTCGCGCGCGAGGGCAGCATTGCCCGCGCCACCCGGAAGCTGCACCTCACACAGCCCACGATCAGCGCCCAGATCCACCGGCTCGAGGAGAGCCTCGGCGAGCAGTTGTTCACGCGCAGCGGCCGGCGGCTGGTCCTGACGGAGGTGGGCCAAGTAGTGTACCGCTACGCCGACGAGATCTTCACCCTCGGCCGCGAGCTGCAGGATGTGCTCGCGGGACAGCCCACCGGGCGGCCGCTCCGGCTGTCAGTCGGGATCGCCGACCAGCTCCCGAAGCTCCTGGCCCACCGGCTGCTGGCCCCGGCCTTCGGGCTGGCCGAGCCGGTGCACCTGCTCTGCCGGGAGGGCAAGCCGGATCGGCTCTTCGCCGACCTGACGACGCATGACCTCGACCTGGTCCTGAGCGATGCCCCGGTGACCGCCGAGACCCGGGTGCGCGCCTTCAATCACCTGCTCGGCGAGACCGGGGTGGCGGTGTTCGGCGTGGCGCCCCTGGCGGAGAAGTACCGGCGTGGGTTTCCCCGGTCGCTGGACGGTGCGCCGTTCCTGCTCCCCGCCGCCGGCACGGCCCTGCGGCATTCGCTGGAGGAGTGGTTCGACCGGCAGCGGGTCCGGCCGTCGATCGTGGGGGAATTCAGCGACAGCGCCCTGCTCAAGGTCTTCGGGATGGGCGGGCTCGGGCTGTTCGCGGCCCCGACCGCCATCGGGGACGACATCCGCCGGCAGTACGAGGTGAAGGCCATCGGTCCGCTGGATGGCGTGCGCGAGGCCTTCTATGCCATCACGGTCGAGCGCCGCCTCCGCCACCCGGCCGTGGTGGCGATCTCCGAGGCGGCGCGGGAGCGGCTCTTCGCCTGA
- a CDS encoding SHOCT domain-containing protein, giving the protein MLNDMRLTAPVRPRHPSRPDDAPDAEALVAERAPGETPARWVGGREDEATVLWVATEGRVLLLEREYHARKVTEVRYPELHEVHWTRDRQGARVRLYASGRKFALEGADPARAEGFVQWVRDRLPSRAAYAPPLVGPTPAPPATQERLASLADLARLLDRGVLNEAEFMALKRRLLGG; this is encoded by the coding sequence ATGCTGAACGACATGCGATTGACCGCCCCGGTCCGCCCGCGCCACCCCTCCCGCCCGGATGACGCCCCCGATGCGGAAGCGCTGGTGGCCGAAAGGGCCCCCGGGGAGACCCCCGCCCGCTGGGTGGGAGGCCGCGAAGATGAGGCGACGGTGCTCTGGGTGGCCACGGAGGGGCGGGTGCTGCTGCTGGAGCGGGAGTATCACGCGCGGAAGGTCACCGAGGTCCGCTACCCGGAACTGCACGAGGTCCATTGGACCCGGGACCGCCAGGGGGCGCGGGTGCGGCTGTACGCGTCGGGCCGCAAGTTCGCGCTGGAGGGAGCGGACCCGGCCCGCGCGGAGGGGTTCGTCCAGTGGGTGCGCGACCGGCTGCCCTCCCGGGCCGCCTACGCACCACCACTTGTCGGGCCCACGCCGGCCCCGCCCGCCACCCAGGAACGGCTGGCGAGCCTGGCCGACCTGGCGCGGCTGCTCGATCGCGGCGTGCTGAACGAGGCGGAGTTCATGGCCCTCAAGCGGCGGCTGCTCGGCGGGTGA
- a CDS encoding TerC family protein — protein MLLSLLAAHVALFIDLPPITWAYGAFLALVVLFLALDLGVFHRTAHVVGMREAATWTVVWVATALAFNVAIYFFYEAHRLGLGLDVPQLDGSTRPLVGGLEAAKLFFAGYVVEKSLSLDNVFVIALIFGYFGTPAQYQHRVLFWGILGALVMRGAMIAVGAQLLQHFSWVIYLFGGFLILTAIKMARTSGAAIDPERNILVRLVRRVMPVSPSYDGQRFFTRIDGRRAATPLLLALVMVEFTDLVFAVDSIPAIFAITADPFLVLTSNVFAILGLRSLYFCLAAMMDQFRYLKPALVGVLGFVGVKVLLVHSPWKIDTTVSLVVVLTILTTGVVASVIAARRSGERLGGAA, from the coding sequence ATGCTGCTGAGCCTCCTCGCCGCCCATGTGGCCCTGTTCATCGACCTGCCGCCGATCACCTGGGCCTACGGCGCCTTCCTGGCGCTGGTGGTCCTCTTCCTTGCGCTCGACCTCGGGGTGTTTCACCGCACGGCCCACGTCGTGGGCATGCGCGAGGCCGCCACCTGGACCGTGGTCTGGGTGGCCACCGCGTTGGCGTTCAATGTGGCGATCTACTTTTTCTACGAGGCGCACCGGCTGGGGCTCGGGCTCGACGTGCCCCAGCTCGACGGGAGCACCCGTCCGCTGGTGGGCGGGCTTGAGGCGGCCAAGCTGTTCTTCGCGGGGTACGTGGTCGAGAAGTCGCTGAGTCTCGACAACGTCTTCGTGATCGCGCTGATTTTCGGCTACTTCGGCACCCCTGCGCAGTACCAGCACCGGGTGCTCTTCTGGGGCATCCTGGGCGCGCTGGTGATGCGCGGGGCGATGATCGCGGTGGGGGCACAGCTGCTCCAGCACTTCAGCTGGGTGATCTACCTCTTCGGCGGCTTCCTGATCCTCACCGCGATCAAGATGGCGCGGACCTCGGGGGCGGCGATCGACCCGGAGCGGAACATCCTGGTCCGCCTGGTGCGGCGGGTGATGCCGGTGAGTCCGTCCTACGACGGGCAGCGGTTCTTCACGCGGATCGACGGGCGCCGCGCCGCCACGCCGCTGCTGCTCGCGCTGGTGATGGTGGAGTTCACCGACCTGGTGTTCGCGGTGGACTCGATCCCCGCCATCTTCGCGATCACCGCTGACCCGTTCCTAGTGCTCACCTCGAACGTCTTCGCGATCCTGGGGCTGCGGTCGCTGTACTTCTGCCTCGCGGCGATGATGGACCAGTTCCGCTACCTCAAGCCGGCGCTGGTCGGGGTGCTCGGGTTTGTCGGGGTGAAGGTGCTGCTGGTGCACTCGCCCTGGAAGATCGATACGACTGTGTCGCTCGTCGTGGTGCTCACGATTCTCACCACAGGCGTCGTGGCCTCCGTCATCGCAGCACGGCGGAGCGGCGAGCGACTGGGTGGCGCGGCCTGA